The DNA segment AGGCCGCATGGCCGAACGACAGCAGCCCGGTATAGCCGATCAGCAGGTTGAAGGCGCACGCGAACAGTGCGAAGCACAGCACCTTGAGCACGAACACCGGATACGCTCCGGCCATCGGCGCCAGGACCAGCGCTGCCAGCAACAATCCGTACAACAGTTTCTTCTGCACGCCCCGCCCCTGTCTTGTCTGCCCCGCGGCCACTGCCGCGCCGGTTGGTTGGTTCATCACTTCTCCCTCCCGAACAGTCCGGCCGGGCGCAGCATCAGCACGATCACCATGATGAAGAACACGACCGTGGAGGAGGCCTCGGGATAGAACACCTTGGTCAGGCCCTCGATCACGCCCAGGCCGAGGCCGGTCAGGATCGAGCCCATGATCGAGCCCATCCCGCCGATCACCACCACCGCGAACACGATGATGATCAGGTTCTGCCCCATCAGCGGCGAGATCTGGATCACCGGTGCCGCGAGCACGCCGGCAAATGCCGCCAGCGCCACGCCGAACCCGTAGGTCAGCGTCACCATCAGCGGCACGTTGACGCCAAAGGCTTCAACCAGCTTGGGGTTCTCGGTGCCAGCGCGCAAATAAGCGCCCAGCTTGGTCTTCTCGATCAGGTACCAGGTGGAGAAGCACACCACCAGCGAGGCAGCCACCACCCAGGCCCGGTAGTTCGGCAGGATCATGAAACCCAGATCCGTGGCGCCGCTCAGCGCCTCAGGCGCCGAGTACGGCAGTCCCGACACCCCGTAGATCGAGCGAAAGATGCCTTCGATCACCAGCGTGATACCGAGCGTCAGCAGCAGGCCGTAGATATGGTCGAGCTTGTAGATCCAGCGCAGCATGGTGCGCTCGATCACGATGCCGATCAGTGCCACCGCGAGCGGCGACAGCACCAGCATCACCCAGTAGTTGAGCCCGGCGTACTCCATGCCCATCCAGGCCAGGACCGCGCCGAGCATGAACAGCGCCCCGTGGGCAAAATTGATGACGTTGAGCAGTCCGAAGATGACCGCAAGGCCAAGGCTCAACATCGCATAGAAGGCACCGTTGACCAGTCCCAGCAGTAACTGGGACAGCATGGCGGGCAGAGGAATACCGAAGATGTCCATCGCAGGCGTTACCGTTTGCGCACCAGCCGGGATTCGTCGTTCCCCGCCAGGCAGGCGCTGTCAAAATGAAGCGAAGAAAGACACTGGCCCCCGCTGCCGAACCCGGTCAACATGCAACGGTCCCGGGCGGGGGCGCCATACCTCAATCAACTCTACGCAACTCAACTCAGTTCAAACGCTTACTTCTTCATCATCGCGCACTTCGATTCCGCCACCGTGGTGAAAGCCTGCTCACCCGGGATCGTGGCCACCACCTTCAGGTAGTCCCACGGCTTCTTCGATTCGGCCGGCGACTTCACCTGCATCAGGTACATGTCGTGGATGCCGCGGCCGTCCTGGCGGATGTAGCCCTTGGTGTAGAAGTCGTTGATCTTCATCTTCTTGAGCTCGGCCATGACCTTGTCCGGGTCATCCGTCTTGGCTGCCTCGACCGCCTTCAGGTAGGTATGCGCGGCGGAGTAGTCGGCGGCCT comes from the Cupriavidus basilensis genome and includes:
- a CDS encoding branched-chain amino acid ABC transporter permease — encoded protein: MDIFGIPLPAMLSQLLLGLVNGAFYAMLSLGLAVIFGLLNVINFAHGALFMLGAVLAWMGMEYAGLNYWVMLVLSPLAVALIGIVIERTMLRWIYKLDHIYGLLLTLGITLVIEGIFRSIYGVSGLPYSAPEALSGATDLGFMILPNYRAWVVAASLVVCFSTWYLIEKTKLGAYLRAGTENPKLVEAFGVNVPLMVTLTYGFGVALAAFAGVLAAPVIQISPLMGQNLIIIVFAVVVIGGMGSIMGSILTGLGLGVIEGLTKVFYPEASSTVVFFIMVIVLMLRPAGLFGREK